In the Phycisphaerales bacterium genome, GTATCACTCCACCCCTGGTTAGGCTGGGCGGTGATCGATATGAATGTGATCTCAGGTGAAACGACAAGCTGGGACCAAATGCTCCGCCGCCAGCGGCGCTTGCTGCAGACCGCTCAAGACGGCCCTGAAGATGCTCCTTGGGCTCCAACGCTTGATGGTGGGTTCCCTCTTGGCCTCGGCACCAAGGCCAATGCAACCGCTCAGGGCTTACGCCCAGGGATTCTCTTAGCCACCATGCTCGGCCAGCAGCACCTGACAAATGATCAGGAGCTAGCAGCCGCCATAGAATCTCAGTTATCTGCCATGAGATTTCTTATACAACTCATGCATCGAATAGAGACCCCACATCAGCCCCGGACGCCCAAAAGAGCTGTTGGAGGGGTCCGAGCGGCTCTTTGGGATCAAAATCAACCCTCAGCGGCCCAGGCGATGGGGCTGATTATGGCTTGTGAAACCCTCGAGAGCCTACGAATTCTCACAAAAAGACACGTCGAACCCAAATAACACACTTACTTTCGCTCGAAGGGCTCAGCCTTCATCATCCGATGAATATACTGTAGAGATCGCTTCGCCCAGATGTCCCTGAATTGCGGAGCTCTTACTTGTTGGAGACCACACTATGAAACTTCTCACACTCTCTCTGAGTATTGCCCTTTTAGCTACGCCAGTATTAGGCCAATCGCTCTCTGAACGAATTGACCAGGTTCGCAAGAACAGAGAAGCGAATCTCACCCGAGCAAAAGCCCAGATGCTCGGCGCTCTGTTGTATACACCGCTGACATTTGAATTCCAAGACAGACCTGTCCGTGAAGTTTTCACTTTGATGCAGGATGTCCTCGGAGTAAGAATCATTGGTCGCTACTCTGACGATAAGGAAGGTCACGGTATTGATCCGGACATGATGATCTCCCTTGATGTCGAAAACGAACCAGCACTTCTCATCCTTGAGAACATACTTGAACAAGCAGAAGATCTCGAAGATACAACTTGGCAACTTCGCAATGGTTATCTAGAGGTGGGTACAAAAGAACGACTCAGTGTTCCCCCTGCTCAAGAGCTTCGCATCTACCCTGTCGAAGATCTACTCTACGACCTTCCACAGTTTAATGATCCACCAGATCTCGATCTTGCAGCATCGCTTGACCAAGGCCAGAACGGCGGCGGTGGTGGTGGTGCCGGCGGTGGTGGTGGTGGTGGTGGCTATGGTGGTGGCGGTGGCGGTCGCAGCGGCGGCGGCGGCGGCGGCAGTAGTGGCGGCGGCGGTGGTGGTGGTAACATCTTCGGTGGCCCCGGCGGCGATCCTGATCAGATGAACCGACAGGAAAAAGCGGAAGAGCTTATTGTGATCATCACTGAATTGGTTGAGCCTACGAGCTGGAACATCAACGGTGGAACAGCTGCATATATCCGTTACTACGAAGGCAATCTTATTATTCGGGCCCCTGACTTCATTCAGCGGCAGATCGCTGGTTATCCCGCTATTATCAAGCCAACCCGCAAGACATCTGACTCGGGTAGCGCGAGACGCTATGTCACTTTTTCAGGCATGCTTCAGAACTCGCAGCTTCAGGGATTTGATACAGCAACAGTCACTGGCTCTACTGGTGGCACTGTAAATAACCCATAGAACAAATGACTTCTTAGAGATCTTCAAAGCACCCTCAATAAGCTGAGGGTGCTTTCTTTTTTGCGATTGAAAGAAATGGTCTTCGTGCACAATGATTGGCTACTTGCACTATCTCACAGGGTCATAAAAGTAACTATTCCTCATCACCCAGTGTATAGCCCTCTAGCCATTGCACATCCCATTGTAACTTTGCTTCTCGGTCAGATCGTCGACTTAGTCCATGGGCAGTGTTCGGATACACAACTAACTCGCTTGGCACATCCAGATATCGACTCAACGCGCGATGCAGTGCTTGGCTGTGGGCAACAGGCACACGTGCATCATTCGCTCCACAGTGGATGAGTGTCGGTGTGCTAATCTCATCGGCGCGATAGAGAGGTGACATCTCCTGCATCGCCTGAGGTTTTTCCCATGGAAGTCCACCCGCATAGTTGATGACATGCCCCGGCGTATCCTCGACAGCCCACTGCATGGTCATATCAAAGACACCCGCCCCACTACTCGCTGCTTTAAAGCGATCCGTTTGAGTAATCAGGCAGTTCGTGAGATAACCGCCATTGCTCCACCCAGAAACAGCGAGGCGGTTGGGATCAGCGATACCACGCTCAACCATAGCATCAACACCAGCCAGAATATCTGACACCTCAATATCATTTTCTTGCTCGATCAGGTCTGTCAGAAACTTGTCTCCATAGCCCGTTGAGCCACGATAATTCGGGCTAAGAAGAGCCCAACCGCGTGCGGGAAAAAGCGTCCGACCATAAACCCAATATTGGAGACGGTACTTGCTTGAACTTGTTGGCCCCCCATGCAATTGCACTAACATTGGTAATGGGCCATCTGACTGCTGGTCATATCCTGGTGGCAACTCAAGAACACCCTCAACAGTGACACCATCTGGTGCTTTCCATTGGACAATCTTGACCTGAGGAAGCCGCCATTGATCAACGTGGGGATTTACATTGGTCAAACGACGGTATTGCGCTTCTGAACCAAGATCCATCACCAAGAACACATCATTAAAGTGAATCAATCCGCTCGTCACGATTGCGAGTTGCTGGCCGTTGTCATCAAAACTAAATGAATCAACAACGACCTTACCTGGTGTCAGTACTGTTGCTTTAGACGCTGGGTCACCACCAGCATCCTTGATTTGGTACACACGTTGGACCGCATGTGATTCCGCAAGGAAGCATAAGTCATGAGATTTCGATCTCCATGTCAATCTGCCCGAGGTCGTCAATTCTTTTGCTGCCTCATCTCCAGATAAAGTGCGTGGCAACTTACGAACAGTTGGAGATGACTCCTCTGGAAATGTCGCAACAAAAACTTCTTGAGGATAGCCATCAAAATCGACTGAAAACGCCAGCCTTGCCCCATCAGCTGACCAAGTGGGCGATTCTATCCAGCCATATGGCGATGGTCCCTGCGATCGCCAAAGTCCATCGGGCAAGGTGGTTGTCTTGCCGCTCGGAACATCCACAATATCCATCTGAGACCAACCTTCATGCGAAATCAGTTCGTCGTCAGGGACTTTTACCAGTGCGACTTTTTGAACATGATCGTTGACTGAAAAGTCTCGATAGAAACCCTTAGGGGTCACCAACTGATTCAGTCGCCAGGTCGTGAGATCAAGCTCCCACAGTTCAGAGTGCTCCCCAGCATCTGAACCATACTCTAGACGATCAAACTGGCTACGCAGTTCTTGCCATCGATCATCAATCTCGGCGTCACGGGAACACAGGAAGTATAAACGGTCACTCTCACGGCTTAGTTGATACTGATCAATCCCGCCTTTGACCCTTGTGACTTGCTGAATCGTTTTTGTCTCTGGCGATAGCCTCCATACTTGTAAACCGCCGCTCTCAGTAAATCGTCGACTCTGAAAATAAATCCAGGAGCCATCATTGCTCCAAGAAAGATTCCAATCATCTGCGTGGTCAAAAGTCAATCTCTGTAGATGCTCGCCTTTTATGTTGACCATCCATATATCTCTGTTGCGGGTTTCATGGTCCAGTGACCAACGACTATCCGTAAAAGCAACATTGCCACCATCAGGGCGCATTGCACACTCTCCGACATAAGCCAAGGTGAAATAGTCTTCAATCGTAATGCTATGGGTGCGTTTTCCGTGCACTGCTGTCGGGGCCCCTTGTGAAGAGCCGAGAACAAAAAGCAGTAGCAGGCCTCCAATGGCTGATGTAAACATTCGAGGGAGACTCCTTGAAATGAAGGTTCTTTACTGGATACGACTAATCATGCCGCAATGCCACAATGGGATCTTGTCGACTCGCCACGATTGCTGGGTAGATACCAAAAACCAATCCAACAACGGCAGAGACAACGAATGCCACGATAATTGACCATGCCGTCACCTGGGTTTCCAACACAACAGCACCATCAAACGACTCTGCAATGCCCGGCAACGAGAGGATCCATGGGACGAGCGTAGAGATAACTGCAGACAACCCAATGCCCAAAGCAATCCCCAACAAACCACCAACTGCTGAAAGCGACCCGGTCTCAACTAAGAACTGAGCCAATATATGTGCTCGGGTTGCCCCAACAGCACGGCGCACACCGATCTCTCTTATACGTTCAGTGACTGACGCCAACATAATATTCATGATGCCAATACCACCAACAACAAGACTGATGGCAGCAATTGATACAAGCACAATGTTCCAGATCATCTCCCGTTTCTTTCTCGCTTCAAGAAGCTCCCAGGGAACGATGAGCTTCACATCACTAAGTTCTGGATGCTCAACTTCAATAATCCGCTGTGCTCTGCTCGCTGTATTAACGACCTCCTCTGTTTCATTGGTCGTAATATAGACTTCAGAGATCTCAACATCCTCACCAGAAAATGAACCTGACTGACGACGAACTACGATATCACCGAACTCAAGTTCGGCTGTCGTTATTGGTATGTGAATATCCGCATTCAAATCACGCCCAAGCAACGCCGCACCAGAACCCCCTGCTAATCCAATTGGGCTAAGAACGCCTATCACACGAAAGACTCTCCGGTCGATCCGAAACTCCTGTCCAACCGGATTTTCAAGTGGAAAGAACTGTTTTACGATGTCGGCACCAATGACTGCAACTGGCAGCCGCTTCTCGATATCGTCCGGTGAAAGATACCGACCACCAGGCTCAACTGTCAGATTGGCAACATCCAGTAAATCTGGAGTGGTGCCAAACGACTGACTCACTGTGCGCCTTGCCTTACGCGATATCTCTGAACCAACGGATTTTAGTGGAACGATGTAAGCGGCATCGGTAAGAAAGTGCTCTAGACGTGCGAGATCTGCTCGTGTCAATCCAAAGCTTGCCACAAACGACCTTTGGCTCGAACCAAATGAACCTGACTCTGGCGGTCGCTGTGAACGTACGATCACATTGGTAGCGCCTAGTTTTTGAATCTCGCGCAGCGCCGCCTGCTTATTACCCTCACCCAAAGCCACCATCACGATCACGGCTGCAACACCAAACATAATGCCAATGCTGGTCAAAATGGAGCGCAGCAAGTGAAGCCTCAGGTTCCAAATGCCAAGCCGAGCAATCTCTAGAAAGAAACTCACAAATGACCTTCCATTCGACCAGGTGCCTTGAGCACTGAATCAACCCTCTGCAACAATCAGATCAGGAACCTGAGCATCTGCTGATCTATTGAGTCTTCGTACGATCGAGGCATCAAGCCGCTTAGGAAGCTCCTCAACCGTCATAAAACGAAGCACAAAAACCAACGCAGCTCGAGCAACGAGCCAAGGCATATCAGCCCCTGTTTGAGACCATAGATTGTAATCGGCCCACGACAGATGGACCTCGATCTCTCTGAGAAGATCACCTGATTCCAGCTTCACAAGGAAACACCAGCCCAGGGCCTCTTCCTGCTCTGTCAGACTCTGAATCAATACCATGTTTACCCACTAGCCCATGAGAGGCCGGCGTTCCTCCACACGGTACTGCTCTGGAAGCTCTACGACAAAAGTTGCACCCTGGCCAGGATTCGACCCAAATGACACGCTGGCACCAAGCATTTCGGCCAACTCACGGCAGATCGCCAGGCCGAGACCTGTACCCGGGTGTTCGCGGGTATGAGATGCATCAACCTGACGAAATTTTTCAAAAACGGTGTCTTGCATATCTTCAGGAATACCGGGCCCTGAATCTGTTACCTCAACACGTACACCTGGCGATCGATCAGGTCGTACGATTCGCTCTGCACGAAGTACAACGGGACTTCCAGGGGGTGAAAACTTAATTGCATTCGAGAGATAGTTATAAAGAATTTGCTGCACCTTGCCAGGATCGGTTTCGATTAAAGGCACGTTTTTTCCAATCTTAACATCGATTGAAAGCTCTTTTGATTCTGCCTGCGGACGCATAATCGCCACGATGCCCTCAATAAGATCGCCAACACTAGTCGATTCGAGATTCACCTCCATGCGCCCAGCTTCGATCTTAGCCATATCAAGAAGCTCATTAATCATTTCAAGTAGCTGTCGGCCACTGTGAATAATATTTGCAATGTAACGAACCGACTTTGGGTCAACGCCCTCTGACACACGGCTTGTTTCATCAAGGAGTTCTGCAAAACCAATGATTGAATTCAAAGGTGTCCGAAGTTCATGGCTCACGTTTGCTAGGAACTCACTCTTCAGTCGGTCGGATTCATATAAACCGACATTGGCTTCGGCAAGTTCTTCAAGCTTCAGATCAAGACCCTCATTAATTGATCTTAATTTTGATTGCCCTTGTTCTAACTGGTCAAGCATTGAATCAAACGCACCAGAAAGTTGTTCAAACTCATCACCAGTTCTTAGATTTGCGCGAATAGTCAAATCACCAGCTTGAACGCGCTCCGCAGTTTCACGCAGCCGCCGTACTGGAGAGAAGATTAGTTTGGTTAAAATAAAGTAAAAGACCAAAATGGCGAGAAGCCCCGCAACAATACCTGCAGAAATGATGAAGACACGGCTCACCAGTCGCTGGCTCGCAGAAAACTGCGTCGTACGTTCGACCATTAAAATACCGACCACGGGATCTGCGTCATTTGTTTCAACTGGGCTGGTTACAAACTCTTTAATTGATCTTGCATCGATCGCAAGCATCTGTGATTGACGCACTGCCCTCGCATATCGAAACGTTGGCACATCATTGAGTTCGGTGGATACGTAGTACTCAGAGTCTCTGGGGCTCGATTGAAAAATTTTGAGCGCCCGCTCTATAAACCCCTTGCCTTTATCTAAAGAGTCTACTTTTGTGACTTCAACAAACTGCATCGAGAGTGCAGATCTTTGTTTAGGATCCTTCACTTCATCATCTAAGGCCTCAGGTAATTCTCCTGAGTTTTTCATTGATCCTAACTCAATGCCTGCTGCAAGCCAGGTGTCTGCAAGCTGTCGAGCAAGCTCTAGTTGGTAGTCCTTAACAAGGGCGGCCGTGTGAAACCACGGCACACTTAAGGCCGCGATCAGAATGATGAACACGGCACATCCGAAAAGGAGCTGACACTTATTTGAAAGACTGATTCCTGACTTCACCCCCAAAAGATACGGGCAGAGTGGGTCTGGTGGAACCCCTATCCCGATTCAAACCCGTTTACACTATTTCTGTAGCCGCTTCATGAGCTCTCTAGAGCCTTTTCTCAGCTAGACTTGGGAATTCTTTGGAGGATCCTATCTATGCTTGTTGCTGGAAAGCCCATGCGTTCCATCTGGTGTACCCAGTCTGGCGAAGCCGTGTCTATCATTGACCAGACCAGGCTTCCACATGAACTTATTATCAGTGAGCTTACTTCTGTCGGCGATGCTGCCAATGCCATCTCTACCATGGCTGTACGTGGTGCCCCACTCATTGGGGCAACGGCTGCCTATGGCATGGCTCTCGCCGCTCGCGCTGATGCCAGTGATGAATCACTTGCTC is a window encoding:
- a CDS encoding HAMP domain-containing sensor histidine kinase, translating into MFIILIAALSVPWFHTAALVKDYQLELARQLADTWLAAGIELGSMKNSGELPEALDDEVKDPKQRSALSMQFVEVTKVDSLDKGKGFIERALKIFQSSPRDSEYYVSTELNDVPTFRYARAVRQSQMLAIDARSIKEFVTSPVETNDADPVVGILMVERTTQFSASQRLVSRVFIISAGIVAGLLAILVFYFILTKLIFSPVRRLRETAERVQAGDLTIRANLRTGDEFEQLSGAFDSMLDQLEQGQSKLRSINEGLDLKLEELAEANVGLYESDRLKSEFLANVSHELRTPLNSIIGFAELLDETSRVSEGVDPKSVRYIANIIHSGRQLLEMINELLDMAKIEAGRMEVNLESTSVGDLIEGIVAIMRPQAESKELSIDVKIGKNVPLIETDPGKVQQILYNYLSNAIKFSPPGSPVVLRAERIVRPDRSPGVRVEVTDSGPGIPEDMQDTVFEKFRQVDASHTREHPGTGLGLAICRELAEMLGASVSFGSNPGQGATFVVELPEQYRVEERRPLMG
- a CDS encoding ABC transporter permease — protein: MSFFLEIARLGIWNLRLHLLRSILTSIGIMFGVAAVIVMVALGEGNKQAALREIQKLGATNVIVRSQRPPESGSFGSSQRSFVASFGLTRADLARLEHFLTDAAYIVPLKSVGSEISRKARRTVSQSFGTTPDLLDVANLTVEPGGRYLSPDDIEKRLPVAVIGADIVKQFFPLENPVGQEFRIDRRVFRVIGVLSPIGLAGGSGAALLGRDLNADIHIPITTAELEFGDIVVRRQSGSFSGEDVEISEVYITTNETEEVVNTASRAQRIIEVEHPELSDVKLIVPWELLEARKKREMIWNIVLVSIAAISLVVGGIGIMNIMLASVTERIREIGVRRAVGATRAHILAQFLVETGSLSAVGGLLGIALGIGLSAVISTLVPWILSLPGIAESFDGAVVLETQVTAWSIIVAFVVSAVVGLVFGIYPAIVASRQDPIVALRHD
- a CDS encoding S9 family peptidase, which encodes MFTSAIGGLLLLFVLGSSQGAPTAVHGKRTHSITIEDYFTLAYVGECAMRPDGGNVAFTDSRWSLDHETRNRDIWMVNIKGEHLQRLTFDHADDWNLSWSNDGSWIYFQSRRFTESGGLQVWRLSPETKTIQQVTRVKGGIDQYQLSRESDRLYFLCSRDAEIDDRWQELRSQFDRLEYGSDAGEHSELWELDLTTWRLNQLVTPKGFYRDFSVNDHVQKVALVKVPDDELISHEGWSQMDIVDVPSGKTTTLPDGLWRSQGPSPYGWIESPTWSADGARLAFSVDFDGYPQEVFVATFPEESSPTVRKLPRTLSGDEAAKELTTSGRLTWRSKSHDLCFLAESHAVQRVYQIKDAGGDPASKATVLTPGKVVVDSFSFDDNGQQLAIVTSGLIHFNDVFLVMDLGSEAQYRRLTNVNPHVDQWRLPQVKIVQWKAPDGVTVEGVLELPPGYDQQSDGPLPMLVQLHGGPTSSSKYRLQYWVYGRTLFPARGWALLSPNYRGSTGYGDKFLTDLIEQENDIEVSDILAGVDAMVERGIADPNRLAVSGWSNGGYLTNCLITQTDRFKAASSGAGVFDMTMQWAVEDTPGHVINYAGGLPWEKPQAMQEMSPLYRADEISTPTLIHCGANDARVPVAHSQALHRALSRYLDVPSELVVYPNTAHGLSRRSDREAKLQWDVQWLEGYTLGDEE